A genomic segment from Sparus aurata chromosome 10, fSpaAur1.1, whole genome shotgun sequence encodes:
- the LOC115589817 gene encoding myelin-oligodendrocyte glycoprotein-like, translated as MMESMFLALLFTCLNLTVLLAAQTQLIGSHQPIVALVGDDVLLPCHLEPAVSATYETVVWSKAGLEPKYVHYHHDGRLLFEKQDPSYSLRTRLFMDELPHGNVSMQIFKVKLSDAGTYKCSLPAMKKEAEVELIVGKYHVIGSYQPVKVLVSDDIILPCHLEPPLDVTTLSVEWRRGPALVHVYRNRRDDPVSQDQNFKGRTSLFQDEMTRGNISLKLTDVTEQDAGNYTCSVPKLHRSSVTLVVEPPPARGFHFTFIVIIAVIVLVVVVIGAFLKNKKITERKTFSEGQAVL; from the exons ttttacttgcagctcaaacacagctgattgGTTCACATCAACCAATCGTAGCGCTGGTCGGTGATGACGTTCTTCTTCCATGTCACCTTGAACCTGCAGTCAGTGCCACTTATGAGACAGTG GTGTGGTCCAAAGCAGGTTTGGAGCCAAAGTATGTCCATTATCACCATGATGGACGACTGCTGTTTGAGAAACAAGATCCATCCTATTCTTTACGAACAAGACTGTTTATGGATGAACTGCCGCATGGAAACGTCTCCATGCaaatatttaaagtgaaactgtcTGATGCTGGAACCTACAAATGTTCTCTCCCTGCAATGAAGAAGGAAGCTGAGGTGGAACTTATTGTTG GGAAGTATCATGTTATTGGCTCATACCAACCAGTTAAAGTACTGgtcagtgatgacatcatcctgcCATGTCACCTGGAGCCTCCACTGGATGTAACAACACTATCAGTGGAGTGGAGACGTGGTCCAGCCCTGGTCCACGTCTATAGAAACAGGAGGGATGATCCAGTTTCTCAGGACCAGAACTTCAAAGGTAGAACTTCTCTCTTCCAAGATGAGATGAccagaggaaacatttctctaaaactgACCGACGTCACTGAGCAGGATGCAGGAAATTACACCTGCTCTGTTCCCAAACTGCACAGAAGCTCCGTTACACTCGTTGTTG AGCCACCACCAGCCCGTG gttttcatttcacttttatAGTCATCATTGCTGTGAttgtacttgttgttgttgttattggcGCATTTTTGAAGAACAAAAAGATCA cagaaagaaaaacattttcggAAGGCCAGGCAGTCCTCTAA
- the LOC115589859 gene encoding myelin-oligodendrocyte glycoprotein-like isoform X2: protein MQIFRVKLSDAGSYKCSLPAMKKEAEVELIVGKYHVIGSYQPVKVLVSDDIILPCHLEPPLDVTTLSVEWRRGPALVHVYRNRRDDPVSQDQNFKGRTSLFQVEMTRGNISLKLTDVTEQDAGNYTCSVPKLQRSYVTLVVEPQPARGKCLLHTDIISVSFNR from the exons ATGCAAATATTTAGAGTGAAACTGTCTGATGCTGGATCCTACAAATGTTCTCTGCCTGCAATGAAGAAGGAAGCTGAGGTGGAACTTATTGTTG GGAAGTATCATGTTATTGGCTCATACCAACCAGTTAAAGTACTGgtcagtgatgacatcatcctgcCATGTCACCTGGAGCCTCCACTGGATGTAACAACACTATCAGTGGAGTGGAGACGTGGTCCAGCCCTGGTCCACGTCTATAGAAACAGGAGGGATGATCCAGTTTCTCAGGACCAGAACTTCAAAGGTAGAACTTCTCTCTTCCAAGTTGAGATGAccagaggaaacatttctctaaaactgACCGACGTCACTGAGCAGGATGCAGGAAATTACACCTGCTCTGTTCCCAAACTGCAGAGAAGCTACGTTACACTCGTTGTTG AGCCACAGCCAGCCCGTGGTAAGTGTTTACTGCACACAGATATCATCAGTGTGTCATTCAACAGGTGA
- the LOC115589859 gene encoding myelin-oligodendrocyte glycoprotein-like isoform X1, whose protein sequence is MQIFRVKLSDAGSYKCSLPAMKKEAEVELIVGKYHVIGSYQPVKVLVSDDIILPCHLEPPLDVTTLSVEWRRGPALVHVYRNRRDDPVSQDQNFKGRTSLFQVEMTRGNISLKLTDVTEQDAGNYTCSVPKLQRSYVTLVVEPQPARDHGFIVIIAVIVLVVIAAFLKNRNIKQKDKHCQRPGSPFITVQSVMMKRNSS, encoded by the exons ATGCAAATATTTAGAGTGAAACTGTCTGATGCTGGATCCTACAAATGTTCTCTGCCTGCAATGAAGAAGGAAGCTGAGGTGGAACTTATTGTTG GGAAGTATCATGTTATTGGCTCATACCAACCAGTTAAAGTACTGgtcagtgatgacatcatcctgcCATGTCACCTGGAGCCTCCACTGGATGTAACAACACTATCAGTGGAGTGGAGACGTGGTCCAGCCCTGGTCCACGTCTATAGAAACAGGAGGGATGATCCAGTTTCTCAGGACCAGAACTTCAAAGGTAGAACTTCTCTCTTCCAAGTTGAGATGAccagaggaaacatttctctaaaactgACCGACGTCACTGAGCAGGATGCAGGAAATTACACCTGCTCTGTTCCCAAACTGCAGAGAAGCTACGTTACACTCGTTGTTG AGCCACAACCAGCCCGTGACCATG GTTTTATAGTCATCATTGCTGTGATTGTACTTGTTGTTATTGCCGCATTTCTGAAGAACAGAAATATCA agcAGAAAGACAAACATTGCCAAAGACCAGGCAGCCCTTTTATCACAGTGCAGTcggtgatgatgaagagaaacagtTCCTGA
- the LOC115589857 gene encoding butyrophilin subfamily 2 member A1-like — MKWKVILGFVVVVAIVLLITFIGREPDLIGSDEPKPGIVARLVGSQPVQEKDPITCSADPVAAVVGQPLTLNCQLEPQQDVTTKVIEWMFNKKGRVLVYKSRAFSPGDQAEQFRDRASHGSSGDLTKGKIPVIISSVREDDAGTYSCSVRNGKQQISCSIQVTVAPKEQLTDPVNTPAGVRSKAPDQNGASLALAVVISTFLCMLCY; from the exons ATGAAGTGGAAGGTCATTCTCGGTTTTGTCGTAGTGGTTGCTATTGTTCTGCTGATCACCTTCATCGGAA GAGAGCCCGATCTGATTGGCTCAGATGAACCAAAACCAGGCATAGTAGCCCGTCTCGTGGGCTCACAGCCGGTTCAAg AAAAGGATCCGATCACATGTTCAGCGGACCCGGTCGCTGCTGTGGTTGGACAGCCCCTCACTCTGAACTGCCAGCTTGAGCCTCAACAAGATGTGACCACGAAAGTGATCGAATGGATGTTCAACAAGAAAGGCCGGGTCCTTGTTTATAAAAGCAGAGCATTTTCCCCTGGGGATCAGGCAGAACAGTTCAGAGACAGAGCGTCTCACGGCAGCAGTGGGGATCTAACCAAAGGGAAAATACCTGTGATAATCTCATCCGTCAGGGAAGATGATGCTGGAACGTACAGCTGCTCTGTTCGAAATGGAAAACAGCAAATCTCCTGCTCTATTCAAGTCACCG TGGCTCCTAAAGAGCAGCTTACAGACCCGGTTAATACTCCGGCTGGAGTCAGGAGTAAAGCCCCGGACCAAAAT ggTGCTTCACTGGCGTTGGCAGTGGTTATATCTACATTCCTGTGTATGCTGTGCTATTGA
- the LOC115589815 gene encoding myelin-oligodendrocyte glycoprotein-like: MIQLEHHDLWRMMESVFLALLFICLNLTVLLAAQTQLIGSHQPIVALVGDDVLLPCHLEPAVSATYETVVWSKAGLEPKYVHYHQDGRLLSEKQDPSYFLRTRLFLDELQRGNVSMKVFKVELSDAGTYKCSLPAMKKEAEVKLIVGQSDVIGSDQPVKVLVSDDIILPCHLESPLDVTTLSVEWRRGPVLVHVYRNRRDDPVSQDQNFKGRTSLFQDEMTRGNISLKLTNVTEQDAGNYTCSVPKLQRSSVTLIVEPPPACGFHCTFIVFNIVTAVIAVIAVIVSVIGAFVKNRMTRERQII; this comes from the exons ATGATTCAGTTGGAGCATCATGATCTGTGGAGGATGATGGAGTCAGTGTTTCTGGCTTTGCTGTTCATCTGTCTGAACCTTACAG ttttacttgcagctcaaacacagctgattgGTTCACATCAACCAATCGTAGCTCTGGTTGGTGATGATGTTCTTCTTCCATGTCACCTTGAACCTGCAGTCAGTGCCACTTATGAGACAGTGGTGTGGTCCAAAGCAGGTTTGGAGCCAAAGTACGTCCATTATCACCAAGATGGACGACTGCTGTCTGAGAAACAAGATCCATCATATTTTTTACGCACAAGACTGTTTTTGGATGAACTGCAGCGTGGAAACGTCTCCATGAAAGTATTTAAAGTGGAACTGTCTGATGCTGGAACCTACAAATGTTCTCTCCCTGCAATGAAGAAGGAAGCTGAGGTGAAACTTATTGTTG GACAGTctgatgtgattggctcagaccAACCAGTTAAAGTACTGgtcagtgatgacatcatcctgcCATGTCACCTGGAGTCTCCACTGGATGTAACAACACTATCAGTGGAGTGGAGACGTGGTCCAGTCCTGGTCCACGTCTATAGAAACAGGAGGGATGATCCAGTTTCTCAGGACCAGAACTTCAAAGGTAGAACTTCTCTCTTCCAAGATGAGATGAccagaggaaacatttctctaaaactgACCAACGTCACTGAACAGGATGCAGGAAATTACACCTGCTCTGTTCCCAAACTGCAAAGAAGCTCCGTTACACTCATTGTTG AGCCACCACCAGCCTGTG GTTTTCACTGCACTTTCATAGTTTTCAATATTGTCACTGCTGTCATTGCTGTCATTGCTGTGATTGTATCTGTTATTGGCGCATTTGTGAAGAACAGGATGACCA gAGAAAGACAGATAATTTAA